From the genome of Papilio machaon chromosome 9, ilPapMach1.1, whole genome shotgun sequence, one region includes:
- the LOC106718494 gene encoding uncharacterized protein LOC106718494, with protein MRFLIYVFLLSIIFVNLFEAKDLVVGTRVNNLLISTEKVVYRAIPLIKRDKDYTFIDPKHRIIKGIIARDLSRSDARATVTQGGLGSTNVTIHFQSERGEGLNYLVLIFTKNT; from the exons atgagatttttaatctatgttttcttattatcaattatatttgtaaatttattcgaAGCTAAAGACCTTGTGGTGGGTACGAGAGTGAACAATTTGTTAATATCTACAGAGAAAGTTGTTTACCGCGCAATACCGCTTATAAAAAGAGATAAGGACTACACATTCATTGATCCGAAGCATAGGATTATAAAG GGTATCATAGCTCGAGATCTGTCACGCTCGGACGCTCGTGCAACGGTGACACAGGGAGGGTTGGGTTCCACCAATGTCACCATACACTTCCAAAGCGAACGGGGAGAGGGACTCAACTATTTAGTACTGATATTCACTAAGAATACATGA